GTTCTACAGTAATAATAGCTCCTTCATTTTCCCTGCGAATCGACTCAGCGATTCCTTCAGCAAAAACAGACCAAGCACCACCAACTCTTCCACCAACAATTGTTGTGTGAAAAGACTCTTCCGATTGAACCGCATCATTTGCTTCTTGTTCGTTATCTTTTTCACATGCAGTTAAAAAAATAAACCCTAAAATGATTGCAACAACAATTTTTTTGTTCATCAAATGGCCTCCTGTTGCCGGCTTTATTTTTTACTTCCCTCGTTCACCTGCAAACTAATATCCAATGCTTGAACAGAATGTGTCAGTGCGCCTAACGATATGTATTGCACCCCAGTATTTGCATACGCTGCCAGATTAGAAAGCGTAATTCCGCCAGATGCTTCCGTTATGATAGAATCAGGTACAAGTTCGACATATTCTCTTACTTCCTCTGGATTGCGATTATCGAACATAATGACATCTGCTCCAGCACCTACCGCTTCCAGGACCTCCTTTTTATTCTCTGTTTCCACTTCAATCTTTACCATATGACCAAGTACAGCACGTGCTTTTTCAACAGCTTCTGTGATTGATCCACAATAGGAAATATGATTATCTTTAATCATCACACCGTCATATAATCCATTTCGGTGATTCTTCCCTCCTCCAGAAGTAACTGCATATTTATCAAACATTCTTAGTCCGGGCAATGTTTTTCTTGTGTCACAAATGCTGATCGATGTGTCATTCAGGGCTTCTATACAATGGTTTGTCACCGTAGCAATCCCGCTCATCCGCTGCAGTAAATTTAAAATGACGCGCTCCCCAGTAAGTATGGAACGGACAGAACCATAAACTTCCGCAATCGCAGTTTGGGCCGCCACTTTATCGCCGTCATTAAAATAAAGCTTTATTTCCATTTCAGGGTCCAGCAAATGATAAGCTTCCTTAATAATAGAAAGTCCAGAAAGAACTCCAGCTTCTTTAAGGATAAACACACCTTTTCCCAATTGATTCTTTGGAAAAATAGAATCACTCGTTAAATCTTGATCACCGATATCTTCATTTAAAAATTCTTCAAGTGCGTTTTTTAGTTTAATAGAATTCATCATAGTTTACTCCTTCAGTTGTTGTTTTATTTGTGATTATTTTCACATTAAATACAATAGAATGCGCTTACTTATAAGTCTGTCATCCCCCTATGTCTTTACAATAGTGATGAATCAAGATTCAATAGTCATCTGTCTTGACATCTATATTTACATAGAATTAATATATTATCAAGTACAAATTAATAAAAAGCTTTTTTATTTGAACTATAAAACAATGTGTTACATGTAAATGTACAAGGAGGGCAATAAATGGAGCAGCAGAGAAAAATGCCTTCAGCAAAAAGACAGCAGCTTATCATACAAAAGCTAAAAGAATCGGCGCGGCCTATAAGCGGCAAGGATTTCGCCAAACTTACCAACGTATCCAGACAAGTGATTGTTCAGGATGTATCGATATTAAAGGCAAAAAATGAACCTATTATTGCAACAAGCCAAGGCTATATTTATCTCAGTGAGCATTTAAATAATCAAAAGCAGCAAATTATTGCATGCAAGCATGATGCTGGCCAAACCAAAGAAGAGCTATACTTGATTGTTGATCATGGGGTGACAATCAGAGACGTTATTGTTGAACATCCTGTTTATGGAGAAATCACTGCCTCCATTCGGGTTGGCAGCAGAAAAGAAGCTGACACATTTATTACAAAGATACAGACTACAGACGCGTCGTACCTATCTGCGCTAACT
This region of Oceanobacillus sp. FSL K6-2867 genomic DNA includes:
- the nadC gene encoding carboxylating nicotinate-nucleotide diphosphorylase — translated: MNSIKLKNALEEFLNEDIGDQDLTSDSIFPKNQLGKGVFILKEAGVLSGLSIIKEAYHLLDPEMEIKLYFNDGDKVAAQTAIAEVYGSVRSILTGERVILNLLQRMSGIATVTNHCIEALNDTSISICDTRKTLPGLRMFDKYAVTSGGGKNHRNGLYDGVMIKDNHISYCGSITEAVEKARAVLGHMVKIEVETENKKEVLEAVGAGADVIMFDNRNPEEVREYVELVPDSIITEASGGITLSNLAAYANTGVQYISLGALTHSVQALDISLQVNEGSKK
- a CDS encoding transcription repressor NadR; translated protein: MEQQRKMPSAKRQQLIIQKLKESARPISGKDFAKLTNVSRQVIVQDVSILKAKNEPIIATSQGYIYLSEHLNNQKQQIIACKHDAGQTKEELYLIVDHGVTIRDVIVEHPVYGEITASIRVGSRKEADTFITKIQTTDASYLSALTNGIHLHTLESDSLLKIEAACRDLRKAGILV